Proteins from a genomic interval of Mesobacillus sp. S13:
- a CDS encoding methyltransferase, with product MDKVLVEVFIPASEKSYDVFLPLESKLHEVVYLLAGTMTELSQGYFSATHDTILCDRKTGTILNINQTVQEIGLMNGAKLMLI from the coding sequence ATGGATAAGGTGCTAGTAGAGGTCTTCATCCCCGCCTCTGAAAAATCATACGACGTATTCCTGCCGCTCGAAAGCAAACTGCACGAAGTCGTCTACCTGCTCGCCGGCACCATGACCGAACTGTCACAAGGATACTTCTCAGCAACACACGACACCATCCTCTGTGACCGAAAAACCGGCACCATCCTGAACATCAACCAGACCGTCCAAGAAATCGGGTTGATGAACGGCGCGAAGCTGATGTTGATTTAG